A genomic region of Nostoc sp. UHCC 0702 contains the following coding sequences:
- the rimJ gene encoding ribosomal protein S5-alanine N-acetyltransferase produces MKSELPLITSKRLLLRIGIQEDIPQILKYFHENKTYLTPFYPNWVENFFTEEYWHYNLENSFLEFIHDQSLKLFIFLRKNPQEIIGVINFNNFVRGSAQFCYVGYSLAEAEQGKGYMTEALKAATQYLFHELNFHRVMANYMPHNQRSGNVLKRLGFVVEGYARDYLLINGQWQDHILTSLTNPHWQPPED; encoded by the coding sequence ATGAAATCAGAACTGCCATTAATTACAAGCAAACGTCTTTTATTAAGAATTGGAATTCAAGAAGATATTCCCCAAATTCTCAAATATTTTCATGAAAATAAAACCTATCTGACTCCATTTTATCCTAATTGGGTTGAAAATTTCTTTACAGAAGAGTACTGGCACTATAATCTCGAAAATAGTTTTTTAGAATTCATACATGACCAATCTTTAAAACTATTCATTTTTCTGAGAAAAAATCCTCAAGAAATTATTGGAGTTATTAATTTTAATAATTTTGTCCGGGGTTCTGCTCAATTTTGCTATGTAGGATATAGCCTTGCAGAAGCAGAACAAGGTAAGGGATATATGACAGAAGCGCTAAAAGCTGCTACTCAGTATCTATTTCATGAATTAAATTTTCACCGCGTCATGGCAAATTATATGCCGCACAATCAACGCAGTGGTAATGTCCTGAAAAGGCTGGGCTTTGTTGTCGAAGGATATGCCAGAGACTATTTATTAATTAATGGACAATGGCAAGATCATATTTTAACGAGTCTGACTAATCCTCATTGGCAACCACCTGAAGATTAA
- a CDS encoding glycerol-3-phosphate acyltransferase, which yields MIELWGALVILIACPLLGALPVIAWITYAIKRKQLAKIGTKNISVSAAFYHGGTLVGILAVFSEALKGIAAVLLARVFFKDGSFWEIVALIALVLGRYWMGRGAGTTNAAWGFLVHDPLVAVFTIFFALISFLVLQSRQLVKYAVLFLFPLCVIILHADDFPRIIAAVALAALLGWIYRRIPDDLNLSAQEVEPESQAAFEYLRGSGEILTLDEELDAGLVGQKAATLSQMKRWGYSVPKGWILSPADDPQELIEILQPSDLSPLVVRSSAIGEDSEQASAAGQYETVINVVSEEQLQQAIAIVRASYNHPSAVQYRRDRNLPDAAMAVLVQQQVQSVYSGVAFSRDPITQQGDAIVIEALPGSPTQVVSGKVTPEQYRAFVLESENISSVQLEGTGQVPQALIKQVAYLTRRIEKRYHGIPQDIEWSYDGQTLWLLQSRPITTLLPIWTRKIAAEVIPGVVHPLTWSINRPLTCGVWGDIFSVVLGDRALGLDFTETATLHYSRAYFNASLLGEIFLRMGLPPESLEFLTRGAKMSKPPLQSTLQNLPGLLKLLKQEMNLEKDFKQDYSKLFIPGLSQLAHESIAELEPAQLLERIDLTLELLRRGTYYSILAPLSAALRQAVFRVKDTEIDNSVTPEVAALRSLSALAADAKQVLPLSEPDQIFEQLGQTPEGEKILFDFQELLEDYGYLSDVGTNIAVPTWKEEPQLVKQLFIQLVQGNQLETGGIDPINRILSKKRKRGIVQRRVDIKGRVTEVYSRLLAELRWRFVALEKIWIKSGLLREPGDIFFLELEEVRRIVADPECEFSEQLMSIVESRRSQFVQDSQFTQIPILVYGNTPPHPLAPSVIYSDQILQGIPASHGQAEGRVKVVRNLQELPEIDRETILVVPYTDSGWAPLLVRSAGLIAEAGGRLSHGAIVAREYGIPAVMDVKGATWLLQDGQRVRIDGSRGIVELSNDLRPE from the coding sequence ATGATTGAACTTTGGGGTGCCTTAGTTATTTTAATTGCCTGCCCCCTCTTGGGCGCTTTACCAGTAATTGCCTGGATTACCTATGCGATTAAGCGCAAGCAGCTGGCAAAGATTGGTACTAAAAATATCAGTGTGTCAGCTGCTTTTTACCACGGTGGTACACTGGTAGGAATATTGGCAGTTTTCTCAGAAGCTTTAAAAGGAATTGCGGCTGTCTTACTAGCCCGTGTTTTTTTTAAAGATGGATCGTTTTGGGAAATAGTTGCCCTGATTGCCCTAGTATTAGGTAGATACTGGATGGGTAGGGGCGCGGGTACGACAAACGCCGCTTGGGGCTTTCTGGTACACGATCCACTAGTAGCTGTCTTTACAATTTTTTTTGCATTGATCAGCTTTCTAGTTCTGCAATCCCGACAACTGGTAAAATATGCAGTTCTATTTTTGTTTCCTTTGTGTGTGATTATTCTGCACGCTGACGATTTTCCGAGAATCATTGCTGCTGTTGCCTTAGCTGCGTTGCTGGGGTGGATTTATAGGCGTATCCCTGATGATTTGAATTTATCAGCCCAAGAGGTAGAACCAGAGTCTCAAGCCGCCTTTGAATATTTGCGCGGTAGTGGCGAGATTCTGACTCTTGATGAAGAGTTGGATGCAGGCTTAGTTGGGCAAAAGGCAGCTACACTATCTCAAATGAAACGATGGGGTTATTCAGTACCAAAAGGGTGGATACTTTCCCCAGCAGACGACCCCCAAGAGTTGATTGAAATTCTCCAGCCTTCAGATTTATCTCCTTTAGTAGTGCGTTCCTCCGCCATTGGGGAAGACTCGGAACAAGCTTCCGCTGCTGGACAGTATGAAACAGTGATAAATGTTGTTAGTGAAGAGCAATTGCAACAAGCGATCGCGATTGTCCGCGCTTCCTATAATCATCCATCAGCTGTACAATATCGCCGCGATCGCAATTTACCAGATGCAGCAATGGCGGTACTGGTGCAACAACAAGTGCAGAGTGTCTATTCGGGAGTCGCTTTCAGTCGCGATCCGATCACTCAACAAGGTGATGCAATCGTGATTGAAGCCCTTCCAGGTAGCCCGACGCAAGTTGTTTCCGGAAAAGTCACACCAGAACAATATCGCGCTTTTGTCCTGGAATCAGAAAATATTTCCTCTGTGCAGTTAGAGGGGACAGGACAAGTACCACAAGCTTTAATTAAACAAGTTGCCTATCTAACGCGCCGCATAGAAAAACGTTATCATGGCATCCCCCAAGATATTGAATGGAGTTATGACGGGCAAACTCTTTGGCTGTTGCAAAGTAGACCAATTACTACATTACTACCCATCTGGACGCGCAAAATCGCTGCGGAAGTAATTCCTGGTGTAGTTCACCCGTTAACTTGGTCAATTAATCGCCCTTTGACTTGTGGAGTTTGGGGAGATATTTTTAGTGTAGTCTTAGGCGATCGCGCTTTGGGATTAGATTTCACAGAAACAGCAACACTGCACTATTCCAGAGCATATTTTAATGCATCCCTCCTAGGAGAGATATTTCTGCGAATGGGATTACCGCCGGAAAGTCTGGAGTTTTTAACCAGAGGCGCGAAAATGAGCAAACCGCCTTTGCAGTCAACTTTGCAGAATTTGCCGGGACTGTTGAAACTGCTGAAGCAGGAAATGAATTTAGAAAAAGACTTTAAGCAGGATTACAGCAAGCTGTTTATTCCCGGTTTGTCACAACTAGCTCATGAATCCATAGCAGAATTAGAACCAGCCCAACTATTAGAAAGAATCGACCTGACCTTAGAATTGCTGCGTCGTGGCACATATTACAGCATTTTAGCACCCTTGAGTGCAGCCTTAAGACAGGCAGTTTTTCGGGTAAAAGATACAGAAATTGATAACAGTGTCACCCCAGAAGTAGCGGCATTGCGATCGCTGAGTGCTTTAGCCGCAGATGCTAAACAAGTATTACCATTATCTGAACCAGATCAAATATTTGAACAATTGGGGCAAACTCCAGAGGGAGAGAAGATTTTATTTGATTTTCAAGAACTGCTTGAAGATTACGGCTATTTAAGTGATGTGGGGACTAATATAGCCGTTCCCACCTGGAAAGAAGAACCCCAGCTAGTCAAGCAGTTGTTTATACAGTTGGTTCAGGGAAATCAACTAGAGACAGGAGGAATAGACCCAATAAATCGCATTTTATCAAAAAAACGCAAGCGTGGCATTGTGCAACGGCGTGTGGATATTAAAGGGCGAGTTACCGAAGTTTATTCTCGGTTATTAGCTGAATTACGCTGGCGATTTGTGGCTTTAGAAAAAATTTGGATCAAGTCAGGCTTGCTTAGAGAACCAGGAGATATCTTTTTTCTGGAATTGGAGGAAGTGCGGCGGATAGTTGCAGATCCAGAGTGCGAGTTCAGCGAACAATTGATGTCGATAGTAGAATCTAGGCGATCGCAATTTGTCCAAGATAGCCAATTTACCCAAATCCCGATTTTAGTTTACGGCAATACACCACCTCATCCTCTAGCCCCCTCTGTCATCTACTCTGACCAAATATTACAGGGTATCCCTGCTAGTCACGGACAAGCCGAAGGGCGGGTAAAGGTGGTACGGAATTTACAAGAATTGCCAGAAATAGACCGTGAGACAATATTGGTAGTACCTTATACAGATTCCGGTTGGGCACCCTTGCTAGTTAGATCAGCAGGATTGATTGCCGAGGCTGGTGGACGGCTTTCTCATGGTGCGATCGTCGCTCGTGAGTACGGAATTCCCGCAGTTATGGATGTTAAAGGTGCTACATGGCTATTACAAGATGGTCAGCGTGTACGGATTGATGGGTCTAGGGGTATTGTGGAACTATCTAATGATTTGAGACCAGAATAA
- a CDS encoding site-2 protease family protein, which produces MNGTIRVGNLFGIPFYIHPSWFLVLGLVTWTYSSGLGMQFPQLSGGLALVLGLITALSLFASVVAHELGHSFVAIRQGINVKSITLFIFGGLASLEKESETPGEAFWVAIAGPLVSLILCGIITVIGVTTAASGPLAAILGVLASVNLALALFNLIPGLPLDGGNILKALVWKITGNPYKGVTFASRVGQIFGWVAVASGLLPLLFFGSFANIWNLLVGFFLLQNAGNAAQYARVQEQLTGLTAEDAVTVNSPIVSENLSLREFADEQILNSQDWRKFLVTDNDGQLVGAIAVDDLRTIPTTQWSSTQIKQVMRPIAQSTTVKSNQPLLEVVQLLEQQKLSALPVIGDNGVLVGILEKAAVIQLLQSRYQPNPA; this is translated from the coding sequence ATGAATGGCACAATTCGCGTTGGTAATCTCTTCGGAATTCCCTTCTATATCCATCCGTCATGGTTTTTAGTTCTGGGCTTAGTTACTTGGACTTATAGCAGCGGACTAGGGATGCAATTTCCTCAACTATCTGGGGGATTGGCATTGGTACTAGGATTGATCACAGCGTTGTCGTTGTTTGCCTCTGTCGTCGCCCATGAATTAGGACATAGCTTTGTAGCAATTCGCCAGGGAATTAATGTTAAATCAATCACACTATTTATATTTGGTGGTTTAGCAAGCTTAGAAAAAGAGTCAGAAACTCCGGGGGAGGCTTTTTGGGTAGCGATCGCTGGCCCCTTAGTTAGCCTCATACTATGCGGTATCATTACAGTCATTGGTGTTACCACTGCCGCATCTGGGCCATTGGCTGCAATTCTTGGTGTCCTAGCTTCTGTTAACTTAGCACTAGCCTTGTTTAACTTAATTCCTGGTTTACCTTTAGATGGTGGTAATATCCTCAAAGCCCTAGTTTGGAAAATTACAGGCAATCCCTATAAAGGAGTGACCTTTGCTAGTCGAGTTGGGCAAATCTTTGGCTGGGTTGCTGTTGCTTCTGGTTTACTTCCCCTACTGTTCTTTGGTAGCTTTGCCAACATTTGGAACTTGTTAGTCGGTTTCTTTTTGTTACAAAATGCGGGTAATGCAGCTCAATATGCGAGAGTCCAAGAACAACTCACAGGTTTGACAGCAGAAGATGCTGTGACAGTCAATAGCCCAATCGTATCTGAAAATCTCAGCTTGAGAGAATTTGCTGATGAGCAGATATTGAATAGTCAAGACTGGCGTAAATTCTTAGTAACAGATAATGATGGACAATTAGTAGGTGCGATCGCAGTTGATGACTTACGAACCATTCCGACAACACAGTGGTCATCAACTCAAATTAAACAAGTTATGCGACCCATTGCACAATCTACCACAGTCAAATCAAATCAACCACTCTTAGAAGTAGTGCAGCTACTCGAACAACAAAAGTTGTCAGCGCTTCCTGTAATTGGTGATAACGGTGTGCTAGTTGGGATTTTAGAAAAAGCTGCGGTTATCCAACTACTGCAAAGTAGATATCAACCCAATCCTGCATAG
- the petL gene encoding cytochrome b6-f complex subunit PetL has protein sequence MFAVIAYIGFLGLFTGVAVSLLFGLRAAKIL, from the coding sequence ATGTTTGCAGTGATAGCTTATATTGGCTTCTTAGGGTTGTTTACAGGTGTAGCCGTAAGTCTGTTGTTTGGTCTGCGTGCTGCTAAGATTCTTTAG
- the bioB gene encoding biotin synthase BioB has product MVMSGIRYDWQQAEIRAIYNTPLLELIYQAASIHRQYHDSTKIQVCKLISIKTGGCPEDCSYCAQSSRYKTEVKPQALLEKETVVSIAQTAKQQGVSRVCMGAAWREVRDNSQFETVLEMVKEVTDMGLEVCCTLGMLTTDQAKRLEAAGLYAYNHNLDTSQEYYSTIITTRTYSDRLDTIDNVRQTNVTVCSGGILGLGETVDDRIGMLHTLANLQPHPESVPINILSQVPGTPLENQPNVPIWDVVRMIATARILIPASDVRLSAGRARLSQVEQALCFMAGANSIFSSDDNKMLTVTTPCPDYNADQEMLNLLGLEMRPPSQRPQKVASPAVVG; this is encoded by the coding sequence ATAGTGATGTCGGGAATACGCTACGATTGGCAGCAAGCAGAGATCCGGGCGATATACAATACGCCATTGCTAGAGCTTATTTATCAAGCTGCTAGCATTCACCGTCAATATCATGACTCAACAAAAATACAAGTCTGTAAACTCATCTCTATTAAAACAGGAGGCTGTCCAGAAGATTGTAGCTACTGCGCCCAATCTTCCCGTTACAAAACAGAAGTGAAACCGCAAGCACTTCTAGAAAAGGAAACAGTAGTCAGCATTGCCCAAACGGCTAAACAGCAAGGTGTGAGTCGCGTCTGTATGGGTGCTGCTTGGCGTGAAGTGCGGGATAATTCTCAGTTCGAGACAGTCCTAGAAATGGTCAAAGAAGTGACCGACATGGGTTTAGAAGTATGCTGTACTCTGGGAATGCTAACCACAGACCAGGCAAAGCGGTTAGAAGCAGCCGGACTATACGCTTATAATCATAATTTGGATACTTCACAAGAATATTACAGCACGATTATTACCACTAGGACTTATAGCGATCGCCTGGACACAATTGACAATGTTCGGCAGACAAATGTAACTGTATGTTCCGGCGGTATCCTAGGTTTGGGTGAAACTGTTGACGACCGCATAGGCATGTTACACACCCTCGCCAACCTACAACCGCATCCGGAATCTGTACCAATTAATATTCTCTCCCAAGTACCGGGTACACCATTAGAAAATCAGCCCAATGTCCCCATTTGGGATGTAGTGCGAATGATTGCTACAGCACGTATTTTAATCCCAGCTTCTGACGTGCGTCTCAGCGCCGGTCGGGCTAGACTTTCTCAAGTTGAGCAAGCTTTGTGCTTTATGGCGGGGGCAAATTCCATCTTTTCCAGCGACGACAACAAGATGTTAACTGTCACCACACCTTGTCCAGATTACAATGCTGACCAAGAAATGCTCAATTTACTCGGCTTAGAAATGCGTCCCCCTTCCCAAAGACCTCAAAAGGTGGCGAGTCCCGCTGTCGTGGGGTAG
- a CDS encoding cupin domain-containing protein, which produces MIATSLNDLPAESVSHNPEITKKVMLRFGNLPHLTNFSQARFAPGQISPGHAHQDMCEVFFVQAGAGVMLVDSKEYPLLPGNCIAIEPGEVHEIINNGSDELVITYFGLQVS; this is translated from the coding sequence ATGATTGCCACTTCTCTCAATGACTTACCAGCAGAATCAGTTTCCCACAATCCTGAAATTACCAAAAAGGTGATGTTACGCTTTGGGAATTTACCTCACCTCACCAACTTTTCTCAAGCACGTTTTGCACCCGGACAAATCTCGCCAGGACACGCGCATCAAGATATGTGTGAAGTATTTTTTGTGCAAGCGGGTGCAGGAGTAATGCTTGTTGACAGCAAAGAATATCCCCTGTTACCAGGGAACTGCATAGCCATAGAACCAGGAGAAGTTCACGAAATTATTAACAATGGTTCAGATGAACTAGTTATCACCTACTTCGGTTTACAAGTCTCTTGA